AATTGTGTTACAATAAACACAGTGAATTAAGACAATATTTCTTTTGAGTGTAATGCGTATTGTATAATAGGCagcattattttacaattaaaccagaaaaagaaaaagaacaacgTGATCAGaaatatatctgtatataatataggaatatcatattaattttcaaatgtttcatCACGATACTTTGTTAACATCCTTGAAATATATAGACTTACACGTTATAATATCGTGATCGAGTAAATTTTCACTGATAAAGTTTCGTGTATACTTTTGTGTAGATTTTTAAAAGGATACTGATGAAGTTTCTTTCCCATTCTTCAACCATGTATAACTCCGTAACAAGCATGTATCTAAAGTACCAATactttaagaaagaaaataacctTTGAAGTGGATTAatcatatttgttattattcaCGAGATGCTCCAATCGAAATAATAAGGTTATGTTCTACgagttagaaataaaaagaacgtgAAGCGTGACGATGCGTTAATAAATTGATACCAGTTGACATATAAGTAAGTAAGTATATAGACGTGATACGTACCAACATTAAAGCGTGAAGTCTCACGAAAAATCGAATTCGATTACTCGAACAAATGATTGAATTAAAACCATGTTTAAGCTAAATGTTAACAATTCATTGGGAACCGATAACGAAACGatagaaacaaatttcaatacactATCTTTAATTGGATTATATAcataaggaaatatataaaaaaaaaatttgcgaACGCCATGGCTACCGTTAACTTACAAACGAGATTATGGGGAAGAtcttatacgtatatgtatcattttgaaagaaaagataataattttaacaatagCATCAGGATTTGTAAAAACTCTATAATTACTATTTAAGagagattttttaatatatagtCGTTAAAATTTCTCAATGTATTTTGCATTTCTTTATACTTTGCAACGGAACAAGCTTCTTCCAGTGGAAGCCATTTAAATGCTTGATGTTCGTGTGACAATCGAATCGGTTTCTCAGGATCTAATAATTCTGCTAACCAATaaatgacagtttttggttttCTATTTGCTTCGTAATTTTGTTCTTCCTTCACgctttcgaaaatatttaaatcattaACCAATAGGCCcgcttcttcttctgtttcgCGTAGCGCGGCTTCCATGTCTGATTCACCAGGATCGACATGACCTGCACACAAAATATAGGAATCTATCGCATGCATAATAACGTAGAAACGGTACCGTTGTTTCCTATAGTCGACTCTGTTGCTTTCTAAAAGGTTAGGTGTTGAAACAACGagtaaacgaacgaaagattatattataaaccTTTCGGTGGGGTCCAATGATGCGTGCCGTAAGATACTTGCATTAGAAGATATTCGATTTTTCCTTGAATACGTCGAAATACAACGAAACCGCAAGCGCGTATCGTCATTGTGAGTTcacttaaaaaattgttactaGTGTTTCATTCAGCCACGGAACAAACAGACAAGTGGCGACAAAATAGCGACGAGAAAAAGCTctagtttaattatttatgaaattagaTTCGAATAGCTCGACGACAGACGTTGTTCTATTTCAAGACtaatgtaattaaaagaattacatTAAAGTAAAAATCGCATGGAATTAtcttaaataatatgaaacttttgaaaaattcattcgtaTCTATCCATCTACCTTAACTCTTGAACAGATAAAGTTAGAAGAAAAAACCAGaaatatcgtgaaaatattatcgGAGAGCATTACAGGATACGTTACGGTATTAGGATTCCATGACGATTCTGAGAAATGTTCGTGAGAAATAGATATTATTCTCTGACAAATGAAATGTTCTGTTTTGCCTCGAGTCATATATTGTTTAACATTTCTCCTTTTACATCAGTGAACAGGAAACAAGTGtcttacatatttttgtagaaagtCGAGGTTTTGGATATTCGTAATGAAAACGcggatttataaataaaaataaagaaatatatattgacgtgtttttcaattttgtctTGGATTATGTTTTCCATTTGCATTTTTTAGCATTCTTGTTCGAGCGATCGTATCACAGAACATTATGgcatgttaaaaaattgtttaaaaggATAGAACGTTTACCCTGTTGCGCGTGTACAATTTCGAAAGGAATTGGGAAACAATGTGTGTTaccattttattataaatgtttctgCTACATTTTGTTGGCTAAATACCGATCACCAGAAAACACTTAGCAAAGCTGTATGTACGTACCTATCTACAAATTGTTACGTGTATGTCGCATATGTTTGTCCGTGTGTTGTGTAggtgtgtgtatatatgtgtgcGTGCAGGGCGAAGTGATGTCACTGGATGGATGACGAACCGAACCGAACCGTATCGAATCAAACCAAATCAAATCGAATCGAACCGGATCGGACCGGATCAGATTCGGTATTCGTTTCTCCCTCTATCGTTTTACTACttacataatagaaaaatcacAAAAGCTTTTTGTTTCGCGGTGCGGCGCGATGAGGGTAAACGCGCGACACGAGCGAACCATGCGCTCGCCGTTTCGAATCGCTGCGCTGGTGTGTCATCCGTTCAGCTTTTCCATCTTACGATTTACTTGTCCACTAGTATTTCTCTTAAACTCGAGTTCTTCTCTTTAAGCATCGATCatcaatttacatatttatttgacGAAGCAAGCGAATGGCGAGcggcgagcgagcgagcgaatGAACGAACGCACGAACGCACGAACGCACGAACGCACGAACGTACAAACGCACGAACGCACGAACgcgcgaacgaacgaacgaacgtgtATTTATTTCGTTACAGTGGAATACCGTTTTCGCGCCTACTTGCATCTTACAGGGATATATCATTAACGCTACCGAAGGATCttattttgtaacattaaTTCATAATTGCTATGGTAAAGATACAGTTTTCTACAGTATCGTGTCTTTTTTGCACAACGACGATTGCATCTGGAATTATACACAGTGCTGTTTCATTGACACGCGTGATCATTGCGAACAGATTctacattcttttttttccctttttttttcgtttactACTTCCTCCCCTACTTTTCCATGTCTGCCGTTGCTTCAAACATCtcctccttccttccttccttcttatCTGTTCCTTTTGCTTCCACGtccatttcttttctcttgctttcttttcttttttatacgtaAAGGAATCGACAAAGGGAGAGTTTACGGATCGGTAATTCGGGCAGCGATTCGACTTGTGTCGCAAGGATCTTCCGTTCGCTGTATTACATATCATTCGTCGAAAATCGTGTCTGACATAGCATAATTATTCGTATCGAGCCTCTCGATACGAATAACACTTCAAAATACGAAGCTTCATCGAAGACTAGTCGAAAGACGATTTGCTTGCAACTTATTTGGGtcataaaaggaaaagatatcGATGAAGTTACACTTAAACGCTATACGCACAGTAGTTAATCGTAGATCGAAAACTGAGTTTTCGCGAATTCGTTCTACGAACGCGAGAACGACATTGTCACAGATCGTTGATAATAATACTTGGTCGTTATCGGTCGTTTCCGGCGACTCGAAAGAACCATGCACCGGAGAAACATGCGCTGAACAATGAAGAGTTTCCATCGAATCGAAAACGAAGATTTTGCTCGACGTTTGGAGGCACGTTCGtgtgattttttttaacgcgtgttagaaacgtgaaaaaatCATTCGagttttgtatttatttaaataaattagtcATTGCCTGCTGTGTAATGTAGACGATCAATCTTAGGCAAATACAAAAAGATCGCGCGATACTCGAGTCTCgaactttctctctttcgttctccTTGCTTTGTTTGCATTATTCTTcttgttctttcttctttcccttgcctcctcctcctcctcttccttcctctttccGCTCCGCtattcctttctctctttttccttcccttttttcgccgttttttaaatttcttatttgcaTTCATAGTGTATGAGGCTTCATTTATTTGGTTAATTTAGTACcttcgtatattatattatgtatatacaccAAGTCTCTCTAGACGCCTCTACATTTACAATAATTCCTAATTTAAGTTCATTCAACCGCGAATACATCTGCGAATAAAAGGTtaaatagcgtaatagtatatagccaATTACAATACTTAAATATAATCTTACATAGTATCCTTCGTAGAAATAACAGATCTCGTTATCGACGATGTCGTGCGCGCGTGCATATTTGCTAGGTATATCCCGGAATCGCTTCGGAGCAAAGTACTTACTTGCATCGTTACTCGCGCGAGATATATACGAGTGGATTCGATCAATAATAATCCTTAAGTTACGATAATTAGTAGctcctctttctctatctTGTTTCGACACGTTTAACATTGTGTCGTAATATTATTGGTacattattgataaaaataaaaataaaaatatgtataataacaataataataataataataattataataataataataataataataatagtaatagtaataataacgcgttaattaattaatttggcTGATGCCTACAATGTTGCATAGTTTTTAAACTTACGATATAGATAAAAAAGTAAGgtgttgtaaaaatatttgaaaggaTAAATGGTTGGGCGCGGACGTGTCGATACATTCGCGTAATATTTCGAAATGGTTGAATTTCTTTCAACCTTCAACGAATGACAATTGTGTAAAGATGCTTTTGTTACGAGTAAAAGTCTACGTATTCCTTTACAGATTACTCGAATAGTTTGATCGATTATGTACAAAGAGACCGCTTGTCTTCTTAAGTGCTCTTCACATATAAAACAATTCGAAAAGTGAACGTTGCGAAAAGAAAGATTCACGACGTAGTAGATGTTCTGCACAATGCGCGCTCGATCGAACGTCTCGCTCTAGAACATTCGTTTTTCTCCGAAAAATGCGGTTTTTTATCCCCTTGTTCCCTACTTTGTTCGCAGAGAAGACAGTTTGTCAATTCTATCGATACGCGTCGTTAGGCACAGTTTACATAGAACGTAATACGTTTCCCATTAACAAGTTTCGTCCCTGACGATTTAGCGgcaagagaaaagaaattcgagaATAAAGAAAGCTCGAGTGTAATTCTAAAAAAGTAGAATGTAACCGAATATAAGATTGGCCTGAGTTACGCAAAACGACAATTTTTTAGTTTCACCGGAAACAGTGTTGTaacatcgataaaataactctcaatatataatactgtaAACGCGTAGCGTTTCAAGTTCTAACGTGACGGCGACCGTTCCTATATGACGTGTGCATGATCGAGCATGTCTCGAACGATCGATACGACGATGCGTACGATACCTTCGAGGTATCGAGGTTGTCAGGAACTATCCTTTGTATACCAACGAAAAGAACGTCAAAATCGTGTTACCGCGATCGTAGCGTTCGATGATAATTCGACATTTCTGTTCTCCTTTTCCCTTCTTCCTTTCGCCTCGTCTCTTTTCCCATTTCCGTGGCCATTGGATTCTTTCGTTCATCGTTGTCCGATCGGCAACACTCCATTCTCCTCGCACTCCTCCCAATCTTCCTGTCATTGTATCGGTCCGCGTGCAGTAACGATTTCACGAAGAACCGAttgtttcatttcgttttgGCACTCGGGAGTATTTGAATACGCGCGCGTTCAACGGTCACGGATCACAGTATCTTCGAGGCTTCCGAGTAAATAGCAGGACGACGACGTAACGCGTTGATAGATCGATGATCGACGATCGGTAATCGATGATCAGTGTGAGAGTTTGATTCGGCCGACGTTACTTTCGTTGTTCGACTGGGACAAAATTCGGGCAATCGTTCAAACGAATATTTCTCGGTTATTGATTTCGGAACGAGGGTTAGAACCGGAACCAGAACTGCAATCAGAATCGGAATCAATATCGGTATTGGTATCGGTATGGACGTTGATGTCGGTGTCAGTGTCGGTATCCGTATCGGAATCGGTATCGGTATCGGCGTCGCCATCGGTATCGGTATCGGCATCGGCATCGGCATCGGCATCGGCATCGGCATCGGCATCGGCATCGGCGTCGGTATCGGCATCGGCATCGGCGTCGGTATCGGCGTCGGTGTCGGCGTCGGTGTCGGCGTCGGCATCGGCATCGGTATCGGTATCGGTATCGGTATCGGCATCGGCATCGGCATCGGCATCGGTATCGGTATCGGTGTCGGTATCGGTATCGGTATCGCTATCGGTATCGTCGACGAGGTTGAAGTCCCAGAAGAAGGAAAACTGAAAGTCGTCGGTAACCGTGAATCTGCATCATCGATCACGAGAGCGTTATGGGTTGGCGCGAGTGGATAGAGCGCCTGTTGTCGGCAGTCACAGCTTGAGTTCGTTCGCTATTTTGCTAGCAATGTTTTTGAAGCCGATCGATGTGCCTGAGATCCGTTTGAACCGTACACCGTTCAGAGAAAGTCGTGGCAGTTTACAGACTTCTATTTCCCACTGTACTTGGCTATCTGTAGCCGCGTCTCCATGTGCGCACAGTAGCAGGAACCTTTCGCGTTGCTCGTACTGACACTTATTGGCGTCCAACACCTAGACAATCGATCGACACACATTAGTAAATCCTTTATACTCGTCGTTACGATATTCGAAATTCGAGAAATATCAGAGTTTCCACGAGGCACACGAACAAAAACATTAAAAGGATATTTTAAGGATATACGATCCATTGTAATACCTTTCGAATTTCGGACATGATTTCGTTCGGATCTCGACTACTCGTAGTTTTCATACTCCAAGTGAAACGTAGACTGCGTGGTTTAACCTGCTCATCGTTAGTGGTCGCTCCGCTGTAACAAAAGAACGTTTTAACCCCTTGCCCTAAAAAAAAGTGTTTGTCGCCTGTATGTAGCCCGAAGAACATACGTTTCATGCTCGTGTTGTTTACGATTGGCCCGAAGGGCGCACCACGTTTCTCGCACGTGTTTTTCGTGTTTGACCCGAAGGACGTACCACGAGTCTAACTCGACGTTGTAGATCAAGGGGTTCAATTTTTTCGATCAAGTTACGCGTTATTAGTACGAACATTTTCGAGCGACTGAAACGTATCGGTTAATCGTCAAACATTCGTCTATCGTTACCGCTCTTTTTCTGCGTTCTCGTGTCATATCGCATCCATATGCCATTTCCCGTCTCGTCGTTCACAGAGATCTCGATAGTTGCGGAACACGTGCATCAAGATTCCGTAAGCCGTTGATCATTGAATGATACGAAAGACGCAACGTAAAACGTGACATGCGTGCACACATGCATACATACCGACACTTTTATACGAGAAAAAGCTAACAATTTTCCCGAGAAACGTGTCAATTTTTACGTAAAGACGGTGCAAGATTTCTAATTTGAAACAGCGTGTATCGCGGTTCTCTGACGTTTGATTTCTTTTCCTGTCCTTCCGTTGTattccgtttcgtttcgtttcgtttcgcatCGTTCGAATTATGCGTGCGACGCGATTACACACAGaaactttcttccttttttcttgcTTGTCTCGCGATCGAATCGTgagatatgaaaaaaataatcgatCCGACCTATTACGTTTCAATATAGTTAAAATAATCACACAGCTGTaagataaaagagaaagaaaagaagaaagagtgTGTGAAAAATTGAACGAGGAACGTTCTGTTCCTATGACATGTATATTGCTGTCTATCCACCCGATCGTTCGGGTGGTTCGTATACGGTACACGGTATACAATACACAATTACGATTATTGCGTGGCAAGTAACGCATCTGTATCGTACACGTATGCTTCAAGTATATACATCGGTGCTTCTCTATTGATGTACATGTGAAACATTGCTCTTCGAATAACGAACACATTGCTTTACAGAAAGAGGCGTCACTCTATTCTACGTCGTAATGAGACTGTATGGTTTTACATAGCAGTTAAGcgtcgataaaaaataatccaaGTAAAAATACAGATTCGAACGATTCGTGATAACGAACGAAAacttaagaaaaaaataaaagagaaaaaaaagaaggaaagaaagagaagaagtaGTAAGCGgtgagaaaagaaagataaaaagaaagaacgagacAACAGAACAGAACAGAACAAAACggataaaatacgaaattagaATATGTGGACCATGGTATTATGGTATGTAGCAACGTACCTCACTACTGGGTGCTTGGGAGGTACGGATGGGTCCATGGGGCTGAAATAACAAAACAAAGGTAGTTGCAAATACTAAATATGATAAATCATCAAATCAAATTCAGGCAAATTCAGTTCGTACGTTTAAGCACCACCATTCTTTCTATCACCATCGCATACCTATCGCGAACATTGGCGAGTTATACCAGAAATAGTTATAACTATAGATAGCATTGATCAAAAGAgtcaaacgaattttattatcgttctTTTCTAGCATTCCAGGGCAAGATAAATAGAAACGAAGGTTAATTAAGCGCTTGTTACTCGTCTACGATGGTCGTACTTGTTGTCAATGGTACAAAAATACGTCCACGTATTTTCTGTCTCAAATGTTCGAGGATCTACGGTTCGAACTAAAGCTAATTGCACGCAACGCTTTTAACAAAAACGATATATCATACAACGCACacgtagaataatttaattgcttttGAATAgaggattcagaaataaattgatACAACACATGTATAAGGCagttttaacatatttattaatatgaaattattactattattgcttcttaaaattattttaaataatatttctattcacTTTCTATTAGCTATTTACTGCCCTCCGTATCGTAAAGATCTAAAGTAATCGCCTTTCAAATAGATCAATGAAAATTCTCGGTTCTCGGTCGAAGATCCATCGACGAAAGGGgggaaaaatgaagaaaaaagaaaaaaagagaaaagaaatatgcCAGACGGTCGAACAGTTGGATGGGAGCTGGAGTGCAGCAAAGAgcatttaatatcatttacagGTGTGCTATATTCGTAAATCTTGCGTATAAAATCTTGCGTTGTTGGTGtcatttctcttttcctttatcCCTCCTATCTTTATACGTATTACAATATACACGGCAAGTTCGAGATGCTTAAATTCCATTTCCTGTATCTTTCTCCCGTGCGCGTAAACTAGCGATCTTACTTGGTGATCTCGGGAATGCGTTATCAATCGTTCTTTTCCATCGCTGGAATCTAAAGAATCTTTCAATGGAACCGAACGTTTTCTTTCGATTCGATACGAACGCGTGTCgtataatatcgaaaattaCCAAGTTAGGTAGAGtaacgataataaaagaaattttgatcGATGATTAATCACGATGAACTGTTCTTTGATTCGAGAAAAACGTTGAAAGTAACGCGCGAAAAGGTACTTTCGTATACCAGCAAGCAGCAGTCGAACCtcgttcgatcgacgaaaACTCGTGACAAGACAAAAAGACTTTCGGCAGTTTTAATCGTTAAATTCACCCAAGGCCTTTCTTCATTCATTCTTTCGCTCGTTCGCTCGATCAGGCACCCACTTTCGTCACAtgatccttttttttcttcacttaCACCACAACGTATTacaaatctttattttactttcttattCTCTCTTTTGTAAATAATGGTAGTTATTGTATCGTTCGGTATGTACATATGACGCATTTTCATCGGACCGTGTGAAATTTGTATCGATGCTTGAAAAACTAGTGCATAGGTTTCGTATTCGTTTcatccttctctttttctcttttttcttccctttttctcatttttttttttttttttttatagtaaaaataCGCATGAAATGTATAACATCGAAAAGAGGAAGGCACGCAGTTTCGACAATGATCTGGTTTACGCAATATTCGAGACCATTTAGACGATCAATTACCTGACAATTATCTGACAAAGAGGACgcttgtatttaaatataggATACTGTTTGCTCCGTTCTTGTAGTTTGCTTACGTATCTCTCGTACAagttataaaacaaatagGTATTCGCAAAAATATGACGTCGATCGTAATGGAAAAACGACTTCGAAGTTTACGAATTCGTATTATCGGACGTGAAACATTGTTgcgttaaagaaaaaagacgtTTGAAGAACAGGTAATTTTCTGTTAAATCGCGATtaccataaaaaataaattgtatatgcTTTTACTAAATTAACTAACTAGCATACTACATCAATCGCGATAGGATAATAtcgcatataaaaatatggaacAAACCGTTCGAGTGTTGTTCGTTTTAAATCTTCgacatttcctttttttctttttctttcttctcttttaaaaaAAGTTGCGTTTCTTTTGGACGCTAGAGATTAACCCATTGTTTTAAAACTTGaccttttctttattctttcacTTTTGCCTCGCACTTGCTTAGTATTGAGATCGATTACGAAACAATATCGTATTGCTTTAATGCAAAAGAAATGGAAAGCCTGATGTCGCTTtgctctttttctcctttttctcttttcattttcctcgTCCGTCTGTTATcgtaattattactattaatatttctttgctaAATAAACTGTTTAGCGGTAGGAAGAAAATGCATATTCGCGCAACGGAATAGTTTGCTGTTCGTTTACACAGCTCGAACTCGAGAATCGAGCTGGAATTCGGAATTCGAAGGTGTCCGAAGGATAAATACGTCGACGAGCAACGGATGGTTGCCGTTTCGATACGGCGagtatgttaaaaaaaaaaaaaaaaaaaaggcatGCGAAGGAGAAAATACAATGGAATGCCtttgacgatatacgttacatCGTGTTTCGTAGCGATTCGGAATAGAAGTAAGAAAATGCATCGCGTATCGATGGAATCGGATCGACCGATTCGTAACAACGGAGTGCGAAGCACGAACGTCAAGATAGGATAAGAGTGTCAAATGTAAAACGGGaatataacgaatataaaatattgcgaaagcaatatttataaaataatgcgAAAGCTGCTTGTTAGCCGATAAAGAGGTTCAAAGTGTCTGATATCGATTCTTTGAGAATTCGTCTTCGAATTCTTGTACGTTCGACGATTCATTGAATTGTTCTCggttctttttttcattttgtgagatataatttattttcatcgttacGTTAGGAAGCTGTACAAAATACTTTACGAATGCAAATACTGAAACTATATATCGTGAAATGTATGAAACTATATACgtcatatatttacataaattacacGCATATGTATATTGcgatatacatgtacattcgtataaaaaaaaagaaaaaatgcatTCTCGATTAAACAAAAGAATCGatataagaattttcttaTAGTTGATGATTCAGTCGAATCTATCTTGCATTCAGCATCGAATGGAAATTTGAGCTTAAACATAATTCGCGTTTATTTCCGACGTAAGGGAACAAATATTTTGGATATCGAtagaaaaaaggaacagaCACTGATAAGTAACGGAGAAACAAAGAACGAAGAGTCGATACAACTCGTAAACGCTCGGTTATTATAGTCGATAACGTGTGTTGGCTgttctctcgttctctcggATTTGAAATGGAGCGATTAACAATAAGAGATTGAATAAAGAGACGGTTTCAGCGTGTTGGCGTAACGAagcgacgaataaaattacgtGCTTCTATTCGGGAGAATTTTGCTCGCGAATCGATCGACGAGcgagtttaaaaaattatcgatatcCAATATATTTCCTCGAATATACGGTGTATCATCGCTACGAAGTTTTAATCATTTCTCAATATATGTCTTTGATACAAAAtctaagtaaaaattattatcagaCAAATGAagacagaaagaaaagaaaataataggaaTACGCTAATGTTAAAAGTTATAGTCGGCCGGTCGATCGGACTTTAATTACTGTGCCGGTAAAATGTCTGTATATTGCCGTTGCTTGATATTCAGCGTGCGGCTCGCTCTCATTTCGGCTCGAGGGAAACAAGGCGAGACTTCAGCCTTCACTTAGAAAACCTGTCAACGTACGAAGAATTCTCATGTACTCCATTATTGTTGTGAAATGAACCGCGTGACGTTTGTTAGTACAATTATACCACTTTTACGAGGATTAAAGGATAGGTATTCGTACGTTTTCGGTAACAAAAACAAAGCTATAGAACGTTCACGCGATGGACGACGATTGACGAACGTTGTCGCTTCATCGACAACGTCGAATTCGTCGGTAAAACAAACGTTTTGGTCAACTGATCGGACCTAAAGTAGACAAACGACAATTACTTTTCGGGAAAGGTCGCGAGGCTAACGAGGCAAAAACACGCTGACATTATTAAGCGGTACACCTGCATGTTTTCTTCTTCGCGATTGTTAATACGACAACGATGGATTTTACCGAGTGATTCGAACCGTcaagattatatattttgtccGTGCAACTTTTGGCACTGTCCACGCGTAAAAGGTCACGTTTGCACCGACATCGTTTCAcgcgtatttttcttcttttttttcttttttttttaatcgtaaaCACGGTAACAGCGATAATGATGGTAACGGTAACGGTAACTGTAACGATAACGCTAAAGGTAATAATATcggaaacgaaaacaagaactgAAACGAAAATGGAAACGGAAATTGGCAACGATAGCGCGTAACGGTGTGCCACGTGCCACGCGCGACTTAAGATCACGGTACGGGCGAAATACCTCCATCTCGTCTTTACCCTATTTTTCCTTTAGATCTGAcaattctttttccttttcctattCTTTCAATGTAActctctttccttcctttttccattccatcttctctctctctctctgtctccctctctttctcctgctttcttcttcttcttttcgtcgCTCCTTTGTCAAAGACAGGAACTGGACAGGCGGGCGAACGAGCACATCGTACCGCGACTACTCGCGAGCGCTACGCGTTACGTACAAAAGTGGATAAGTCTGTTCGATCGAGTAAACCGTTCAAAAGCGTTCAAAGGATCGGGTTATTCAACAAGATCAGGAATGATCGATTCGCATGAACCagatcgacgaaagatcgacgaaagatcgatGAATTATCGACGATGAGTGGCCGACGTTCGTTACGGTTATTTTAGGACGAAGAAGGTAAAACGAAGCTGACGTACGACGCGatgaatatacgtataaaaatagaaagagatTATGTATAGATAGGTACGTCTTTAAAAGATGAGCGGCATGAAAGTGCACGTTCACTATAGCTGGCAGGCTGAATCAGGAAAGGCACGATTTTCAATGCTAAGTCTAAGGGGATAAGGCTGCGGGCTGGCAGTTGCGGCGACGACGGCTGCGACGGTGACGGtaacgatgacgacgacgacgacgacgacggtaGTGACGATGGTGACGACAAAACAGCGACAGCAACGGATTGTTGGATCGTCGCGCGTCAGGAAGACACTTCGCGTTCCGAAGGATCGTCGTTATAGGATGAACGCGAGAATGTCGCACTCCGTGCGCCTAACGGTAACAATATCGTAagaacttttcttttataatcaACGACAACGATCCGTCGACTCTGAAAAGCTTGACGATACACCACAGAATAACGGAGCGAGAGACGGAAcatgttatttcttttctcttctcttctctcctcttctcttctttcctcttccgtttccttttttcttttcttttcgtttcgtatTGTCTCGTTCGTTGGTCAAACGCATTCCGACATCCGTGGATCGTTGAGCCGGTAACACGGATGCTGTTACCATTGTTTC
Above is a genomic segment from Bombus pascuorum chromosome 9, iyBomPasc1.1, whole genome shotgun sequence containing:
- the LOC132910889 gene encoding bis(5'-nucleosyl)-tetraphosphatase [asymmetrical], with the translated sequence MTIRACGFVVFRRIQGKIEYLLMQVSYGTHHWTPPKGHVDPGESDMEAALRETEEEAGLLVNDLNIFESVKEEQNYEANRKPKTVIYWLAELLDPEKPIRLSHEHQAFKWLPLEEACSVAKYKEMQNTLRNFNDYILKNLS